The Pedobacter mucosus genome window below encodes:
- the aroA gene encoding 3-phosphoshikimate 1-carboxyvinyltransferase: MSKNALVSFKGNKNINTEIQLTGSKSECNRALIISALSNKIVKVENLSNAADTVTLDGILNNLEEELEVEIQESKTVDVGPAGTAMRFLSAYLSAKNGNFLLTGTERMKQRPIGILAEALKTIGADISYAETEGFPPLNIVGPLNQKTSEVKVKGDISSQYISALLMIAPTLPQGLNLEIEGELTSKPYVDMTLDMLAEVGIEHSWKDNSISIQPQSFNAGTLTVEPDWSAASYWYSVAALADEVEISLPALKEKSLQGDSQIKKIAEVFGIITIKTEKGISLKKSKAPIELIEVLDLKTCPDLAQTIIVIAAALGKNMSFTGLETLKIKETNRILALQTELAKIGVTLNEDNFVYTLNTDELHFPTKLTIATYEDHRMAMAFAPLALLINEVEIEEMKVVEKSYPYFWEDLKKAGFSIQEQG, from the coding sequence ATGTCAAAAAACGCCTTAGTTTCTTTTAAAGGAAATAAGAATATTAATACGGAAATCCAATTAACAGGCTCGAAAAGTGAATGCAATAGAGCGCTGATTATTAGTGCCTTAAGTAATAAAATTGTTAAAGTCGAAAATTTATCAAACGCTGCAGATACAGTGACCCTTGATGGGATTTTGAATAATTTAGAAGAGGAGTTAGAAGTAGAAATTCAGGAATCGAAAACTGTGGATGTTGGTCCGGCAGGTACAGCAATGCGTTTCCTTTCTGCTTACCTTTCTGCAAAAAATGGAAATTTCTTGCTCACAGGAACCGAGCGAATGAAACAACGCCCGATTGGTATTTTAGCTGAAGCGTTGAAAACCATTGGTGCTGATATCTCTTATGCAGAAACTGAAGGTTTTCCACCGTTAAATATTGTTGGACCATTAAACCAGAAAACTTCTGAAGTTAAAGTTAAAGGCGATATAAGCAGTCAGTATATTTCAGCATTGCTAATGATAGCTCCTACTCTTCCACAGGGATTAAATTTAGAAATTGAGGGCGAATTAACTTCTAAACCCTATGTAGACATGACTTTGGATATGCTGGCAGAAGTTGGCATTGAACATTCTTGGAAGGACAATTCAATTTCAATTCAACCACAATCTTTTAACGCCGGAACTTTAACTGTCGAACCAGATTGGAGTGCTGCATCATATTGGTATAGTGTAGCAGCTTTGGCTGATGAGGTTGAAATCAGTTTACCAGCCTTAAAAGAAAAAAGCTTACAAGGTGATAGTCAAATCAAAAAGATAGCGGAGGTTTTTGGAATTATTACCATTAAAACGGAAAAAGGAATTTCTTTAAAAAAATCAAAAGCACCTATTGAACTTATAGAAGTCTTAGACTTAAAAACTTGTCCGGATTTAGCGCAAACCATTATTGTAATTGCCGCAGCCTTAGGGAAAAACATGTCTTTTACAGGTTTGGAAACTTTGAAGATTAAAGAGACGAATCGCATTTTGGCCTTACAAACCGAGTTGGCGAAAATCGGCGTCACCTTAAATGAAGATAACTTTGTTTATACTTTAAACACGGATGAGCTGCATTTTCCAACTAAGCTTACAATTGCTACTTATGAAGATCATCGAATGGCAATGGCTTTTGCTCCGCTTGCTTTGCTGATCAACGAAGTTGAAATTGAAGAAATGAAGGTTGTAGAAAAGTCTTATCCTTATTTTTGGGAAGATTTGAAAAAGGCGGGATTTTCTATTCAAGAGCAAGGATAA
- the aroC gene encoding chorismate synthase, translating to MAGNTFGNLFRITTFGESHGIAIGVIIDGCPSQLDIDLDYIQSELDKRKPGQSKITTQRKESDTVQILSGVFEGKSTGTPIALLIPNEDQRSKDYGHNVDIYRPSHADYVYDAKYGIRDHRGGGRSSARETAARVAAGAIAKLFLKHHGIEIFAHVAAVGKINAPNLQHHDLSALLEIREENIVRCADPATANEMIDFIDAVRKDGDTVGGKISCVITGCPAGLGEPVFDKLHADLGKAMLSINAVHGFEYGSGFDGSELLGSQHNDIPQPKATAEKAFKTITNHAGGILGGISNGMDITFKVAFKPVATIMHNQQTINAAGEAAEIKGKGRHDPCVVPRAVVIVEAMAALVMADQFLRNKVTMV from the coding sequence ATGGCAGGTAATACATTCGGGAATTTATTTCGCATTACAACGTTTGGAGAATCTCATGGCATTGCAATCGGGGTAATCATTGATGGTTGTCCATCGCAATTAGATATAGATTTAGACTACATTCAATCGGAATTAGATAAGCGCAAACCTGGGCAATCTAAAATTACGACTCAGCGAAAAGAAAGCGATACGGTGCAAATATTATCCGGTGTATTTGAAGGAAAAAGTACGGGGACACCAATTGCTTTGCTCATTCCAAATGAAGATCAACGCTCTAAGGATTACGGTCATAATGTAGATATTTATCGCCCGAGTCATGCTGATTATGTTTATGATGCAAAATACGGTATTCGTGATCACCGTGGTGGAGGCCGATCTTCAGCCAGAGAAACCGCTGCTCGTGTTGCGGCCGGAGCTATAGCTAAATTATTTTTGAAACACCATGGTATAGAAATTTTCGCTCATGTAGCTGCTGTTGGTAAAATTAATGCACCTAATTTGCAGCATCATGATTTATCAGCATTGCTCGAAATCAGAGAAGAAAATATTGTCCGTTGCGCTGATCCTGCAACAGCAAATGAAATGATAGATTTTATAGATGCAGTTAGGAAAGATGGAGATACCGTTGGTGGTAAAATTAGTTGCGTAATTACTGGTTGTCCGGCTGGTTTAGGCGAGCCAGTTTTTGATAAATTACATGCCGATTTAGGTAAGGCCATGTTAAGTATCAATGCGGTACATGGATTTGAATATGGCTCCGGATTTGATGGCAGTGAGTTGCTAGGATCTCAGCACAATGATATCCCGCAACCAAAAGCTACAGCTGAAAAAGCTTTTAAAACGATTACGAATCATGCGGGCGGCATATTAGGTGGCATTTCTAATGGAATGGATATCACTTTTAAAGTAGCATTTAAACCGGTTGCAACCATTATGCATAATCAACAAACCATCAATGCAGCTGGTGAGGCAGCCGAGATTAAAGGTAAAGGTCGTCATGATCCATGCGTGGTGCCAAGAGCCGTTGTAATTGTAGAAGCAATGGCTGCATTAGTTATGGCGGATCAGTTTTTAAGAAATAAAGTAACTATGGTGTAA